The genomic DNA CGTCGAGCGCTTCGTCGATACGCACAAGAGCCAGATCGCGACCGACCGCGACGGCGCACCGGTGTTCATGGCCAAGGATGCGTGGGAGCTGAGCTTCCACGAAGGCCGCAACGACGCGATCCGCTTCACCGCGATCAAGGAACGCGCCTGAGCCTTTGGCGCGGCGCGGGTCAGAAGACCGGCGTCGTCCTTTCCTCGCGCACCCGGAACTCGACGTCCTCGGGCTCGATCGGCGCGCGGCATTCGGAGCAGACCACCTTGGCGATGAGCTCCTTGCCGCAATCCTTGTGCTTCAGCAGCAGCGGCGGGCCTTCGGGCGCGACATAATAAGTGTCGCCCCACTGCATCAGCATCAGCAGCGCGGGATAATAATCCACGCCTTTGCGGCGGAGCTTGTATTCGTAGCGCGGCGGGCTCGACGCATATTGCTCCTGCCGGATCACGCCGATGCTGGTCAGCCAGGCGAGCCGTTCGGACAGGATGTTGGTGGCGATCGCGGTGTCGCGGCGGATCTCGTCGAAGCGGCGCACGCCGGTGAAGATCGATCGCATGATGAGGCTCGCCCAGCGGTCGCCCATCAGTTGCGCCGCCTGGTCCATCAGCGATGTCGCGTCGGTGCTGCTGTCGCGCTGCTGCCGGCGGCGACTGTATTGCGGCACCATCCAGCCGAGCCCCGGCCCTTCCTGCCAGTCGACCCGCGTCGCATCCACCTCGCCGCCGCAATGGCCGCAGGCGGGCGTCGGCTCGAACGCCTTGCCACAGCTCTTGTGGGTCAGCGCGACATCGATCTTGCCCGGCGTCCCCCAGCGATGCTCCCAGCGCAGCAGCATCAGCGCGGTCCAGTATACGTCGCGCCCCTTCGCCGTCATCGCATAGACGTGCCGCGGCGGCGCCTCGCAATAGAGCCTTTTCTCGAACACCCCCGCCTCGACCAGCCGCTTGAGCCGGTCCGAGAGCAGCGCCTTCAGCAGTCCCGTGCGGCGACGGAAATCGTCGAACCGGCGCGCGCCCAGCCAGCTCGCCTCGAGGATGAGCAAGGTCGGCGTGTCGCCGACGATCTCCAGCGCGCGCCAGATCGAGCAGGTGCGGATGAGGGTGGGTGCGGTCATGTCGGGCGCAGCGTCTAGGGGGAGGGGCGGGCGGCGTCGAGCCGTCCGAATGCTAAGACGGCGTCAGACTTGGCGGACGCCGTCGCCCGGCGGATCGGCGAACAGCCGCTCGACATCCGCCTGCCGGTGGTCGAGCACCGCGCGGCGGTTGATCGTCGCCTTGTCCGAAATCTCGTGCGCGTCCACGCTCGGCGGCGTGGTGAGCAGCGCGACCCGCCGGATCGTAGCCGATCCGCCCTGCTGGCCCTTGTTGAACGCCTTGAGCCGCGCCGCGATCTGGTCGAGCACGTCGGCGGGCGCGTCGGGCCGCGGCCAGACGAGCAGCGCGAGATAGGGGCGGTTGTCGTCGCACAGCACCAGCTCTGCCGCGAGCCCGGTGAGCGCCTTCAGCAGCCCCTCGCGGAGCTGCCCGCCATAGACCCAGGTGCCGTTGGCGAGCTTGAACTCCTCCGCCAGCCGCCCGGCGAAGGCGAGGCCTTCCTCCGGCCGCGCTTCATCGTGGAAGCGCGCGAGATCGCCGGTCTTGTAGAAACCCTCCTCGTCGAAGGCTGCGGCGGTGCGTTCGGGTTCGTCGAGATAGCCCTTCATCCGGTTGCCGCCGCGCAGCCGCACCTCGTAGCGCTCGTCATAGGGGACCAGCTTCACCTCCAGCCCCGGCCCGGGCAGCCCGATGCCGACGCGGTCGGTGGGGAAGTGGATCGCCATACAGCCCGACACCATCTCGGTCATGCCATAGCCGGTGGTCATGTGGATGCGGTGGCCGGTCTCCTCCACCGCCAGCGTCTGCAGCCGGTCATAGACATGCTGCGGCAACCCGGCGCCGCCATAGAGCATCAGCAGCATCTTGCTGAAGAAGGTGCGGCGCAGCTCCGCATTCGTCTCCAGCGCATCGACGAGCAGCGCGTAGCCGGAG from Allosphingosinicella indica includes the following:
- a CDS encoding winged helix-turn-helix transcriptional regulator, with translation MTAPTLIRTCSIWRALEIVGDTPTLLILEASWLGARRFDDFRRRTGLLKALLSDRLKRLVEAGVFEKRLYCEAPPRHVYAMTAKGRDVYWTALMLLRWEHRWGTPGKIDVALTHKSCGKAFEPTPACGHCGGEVDATRVDWQEGPGLGWMVPQYSRRRQQRDSSTDATSLMDQAAQLMGDRWASLIMRSIFTGVRRFDEIRRDTAIATNILSERLAWLTSIGVIRQEQYASSPPRYEYKLRRKGVDYYPALLMLMQWGDTYYVAPEGPPLLLKHKDCGKELIAKVVCSECRAPIEPEDVEFRVREERTTPVF